Proteins encoded together in one Mus caroli chromosome 4, CAROLI_EIJ_v1.1, whole genome shotgun sequence window:
- the Ifne gene encoding interferon epsilon has translation MVHRQLPETVLLLLVSSTIFSLESKRIPFQLWMNRESLQLLKPLPSSSVQQCLAHRKNFLLPQQSVSPHQYQEGQALAVLHEILQQIFTLFQTHGTMGIWEENHIEKVLAALHRQLEYVESLGGLNTAQKSGDSSAQNLRLQIKAYFRRIHDYLENQRYSSCAWIIVQIELHRCMSFVFRFTTWLSRQDPDP, from the coding sequence ATGGTTCACAGACAGCTCCCTGAAACGGTGTTGCTGCTCTTGGTTTCTTCCACTATCTTCTCTCTAGAATCGAAACGGATTCCCTTCCAATTGTGGATGAACAGAGAAAGCCTACAACTACTGAAACCTTTGCCAAGCTCGTCAGTCCAGCAGTGTCTAGCACACAGGAAGAATTTCCTGCTTCCTCAGCAGTCTGTGAGTCCTCACCAGTACCAAGAGGGACAGGCGCTGGCTGTTCTGCACGAGATCCTTCAGCAGATCTTCACGCTCTTCCAGACACATGGGACTATGGGCATTTGGGAGGAAAACCATATAGAAAAAGTCTTAGCTGCGCTTCACCGGCAGCTGGAATACGTGGAGTCCCTGGGTGGACTGAACACAGCGCAGAAGAGTGGGGACTCCAGTGCACAGAACCTTAGGTTACAGATTAAAGCATACTTCAGGAGGATCCACGATTACTTGGAAAACCAAAGGTACAGCAGCTGTGCCTGGATCATTGTCCAGATAGAACTCCACCGCTGTATGTCCTTTGTGTTCAGGTTCACAACATGGCTGAGCAGACAAGACCCAGACCCTTGA